Within Methanobacterium formicicum DSM 3637, the genomic segment AAGATATACCTGTTGATGTAAGCCCAATGTATGAGGGTGAACGTATCAGATCGGCCAACATGTTCGTGGAACTGGCAGGTCCCAAGTCCATGGGCGCGGAACTGGTGCAAGTCGAAGAAGACGTTGAAGATGGCAAAATTGAAGTCATAGGGCCTGAACTGGATGCCATGCAGGAAGGAGATATTCATCCTTTTGGGATCCTGATTGAAATCCAGGGGGAACACCTGGAAAAAGAATTGGAAGGTGTTATTGAACGCCGAACTCATGAACTCTGCAACTACGTTAAGGGATTCATGCACCTTAACCAAAGAGATGCTATATGGTGCAGGGTAAGCAAAGAAGCCCTAGCAGCAGGTTTCAAACTGGAACATCTAGCAAAAACTCTATCCATACTCTTCAAAGAAGAGTTCCCATTAATTGAATCCATTGCAGTTACCATTCTAACTGAACCAGCAAAAGTGGAAGAATTCGTATCCAATGCCAAAGAACAGTATCAAACCAGAGATGCAAGAGCCCGTGAACTCTCTGATGAGGACGTGGACGTGTTTTACGGCTGTGTAATGTGCCAATCATTTGCACCCACCCATGTCTGTGTGGTAACTCCTGACAGAACAGCCCTATGTGGTGCTATTAACTGGTTCGACTGCCGTGCAGCAGCGAAAATGGATCCAGACGGACCAATTTTTGAAATTGATAAAGGTGATGTTCTGGACACAGTTAAAGGAGAATACAGTAACGTTAACACCACCGTAACCGAACGATCCCAGGGTACAGTAGAAAAAGTGTACCTGCACAGTGTGTTTGAATATCCTCACACTTCCTGTGGTTGTTTTGAGGCAGTTGCCTTTTACATCCCTGAATTGGATGGGATAGGGATCGTTG encodes:
- the cdhC gene encoding CO dehydrogenase/CO-methylating acetyl-CoA synthase complex subunit beta, whose amino-acid sequence is MFEDIPVDVSPMYEGERIRSANMFVELAGPKSMGAELVQVEEDVEDGKIEVIGPELDAMQEGDIHPFGILIEIQGEHLEKELEGVIERRTHELCNYVKGFMHLNQRDAIWCRVSKEALAAGFKLEHLAKTLSILFKEEFPLIESIAVTILTEPAKVEEFVSNAKEQYQTRDARARELSDEDVDVFYGCVMCQSFAPTHVCVVTPDRTALCGAINWFDCRAAAKMDPDGPIFEIDKGDVLDTVKGEYSNVNTTVTERSQGTVEKVYLHSVFEYPHTSCGCFEAVAFYIPELDGIGIVDRDFRGETPLGIPFSAMAGQCSGGKQVEGFTGLSLEYMRSPKFLQADGGYERIVWLPKEIKDSLEDYIPEDIRDKIPTEEDGSNLKEIRSFLEEKGHPILQRIKITPAEEEIVTEDEIPEEWGEVEVEDVPMAPVAYAPELAIPSSSGGVKIVFKNAKIYAEKVIIKKK